The Lacipirellula parvula genome window below encodes:
- a CDS encoding acyltransferase family protein has translation MTASATSTNTSEKGRLAGLDLLRLLAVLLVLGCHMEALPEGWDSPLRPLIREWMDNGARGVDLFFVLSGFLVSGLLFSEYRKRNEVSIARFYARRAWRIYPPFFVLIGVTLLHARYALNWTPPQEWVLAEVFFLQSYLQGLWNHTWTLAVEEHFYLVMPLLLAAMMWRNRGAANPFRAVPWFVGAVLIAGTAIRLMNWKMRPEYNVYAHTFHTHLRLDSLFFGTLVAYAYHFHAESFRRIAHPLRFVLIAAGVALLFSRSFIPMSIAYLVTFGYAQCYVGSAALMIGVLMCEIPKNRVIAWLAMLGTYSYSIYLWHMTVMQWAVPKMHGSVSWPLRQAIYMAAAFIIGLGMAKIVEAPVLKLRDRWHPSRTTGNAVVRLTPPEAEPLQRAA, from the coding sequence ATGACAGCCTCGGCAACTTCCACTAATACTAGCGAAAAAGGGCGTCTGGCCGGTCTGGACCTCCTACGTCTGCTCGCCGTGTTGTTGGTGCTCGGTTGCCATATGGAGGCGTTGCCCGAGGGTTGGGATTCGCCCCTGCGGCCGCTGATCCGCGAGTGGATGGACAACGGTGCGCGGGGCGTCGACCTGTTTTTCGTGCTGAGCGGGTTTCTCGTCTCCGGATTGCTGTTCTCTGAATATCGCAAGCGGAACGAGGTGTCGATCGCGCGGTTCTATGCCCGGCGGGCCTGGCGGATCTATCCGCCGTTCTTCGTGTTGATCGGCGTGACCCTGCTGCATGCGCGGTACGCACTCAATTGGACGCCGCCTCAGGAGTGGGTACTCGCCGAGGTCTTCTTCTTGCAGAGTTACTTGCAAGGGCTCTGGAATCATACGTGGACGTTAGCGGTTGAAGAGCATTTTTACTTGGTGATGCCGTTGCTGCTGGCGGCGATGATGTGGAGAAATCGAGGTGCGGCGAATCCCTTTCGAGCGGTGCCGTGGTTCGTGGGAGCGGTACTGATCGCAGGAACCGCGATCCGGCTGATGAACTGGAAAATGCGCCCAGAATACAACGTTTACGCTCATACATTTCACACTCACCTGCGGCTCGATTCGCTGTTCTTCGGGACGCTGGTGGCATATGCCTACCATTTCCATGCCGAGTCGTTTCGCCGCATCGCCCATCCGCTTCGGTTCGTGCTCATCGCCGCGGGCGTCGCGTTGCTGTTCTCTCGCAGTTTCATTCCCATGAGCATCGCCTACCTGGTGACGTTCGGGTACGCGCAGTGTTACGTCGGCTCGGCGGCACTGATGATCGGCGTGCTGATGTGCGAGATTCCCAAGAACCGAGTGATCGCGTGGCTTGCGATGCTCGGCACGTATTCGTATTCGATCTACCTGTGGCACATGACCGTCATGCAGTGGGCCGTGCCGAAGATGCATGGCAGCGTCTCGTGGCCGCTGCGACAGGCCATTTACATGGCGGCCGCGTTCATTATCGGCCTGGGGATGGCGAAGATCGTCGAGGCGCCCGTGCTGAAATTGCGGGATCGCTGGCATCCTTCGCGGACTACCGGCAACGCGGTCGTCAGGCTAACGCCGCCGGAAGCGGAACCGCTGCAGAGGGCGGCTTGA
- a CDS encoding TIGR00730 family Rossman fold protein, translated as MSTVDSQLPMEPDDISDLIAMLRESTDKMHADRIDRGDLKILARTIRELRYAFKVFAGYRGKRKVTVFGSARTPADAPAYVQAMELGKEMADRQWLVVTGAASGIMEAGHRGAGRENSMGLNIMLPFEQSSNEIIRDDPKLVNMKYFFTRKLMFVKECDAVVCLPGGFGTLDEGLEVLTLLQTGKRDMVPVILLDEPGGTYWKDFHAFVDKHLWGERMISHVDFRLYKVFDTVEETVGEIMQFYRVFHSMRFVRKELVFRLQHKLPEETLAEINRDFTDLLAKGEFVQREAFKEEADDFSLSTLPRLAFHFNRRNYGRLRVLIDLINEAKPPAIEEAKRHVPTLS; from the coding sequence ATGTCGACCGTTGATTCCCAGCTTCCGATGGAGCCTGACGATATTTCCGATCTGATCGCGATGCTACGCGAGTCGACCGACAAGATGCACGCCGATCGCATCGATCGCGGCGACTTGAAGATCCTCGCCCGCACGATCCGCGAACTGCGGTATGCGTTCAAAGTCTTCGCCGGCTATCGGGGGAAGCGGAAGGTGACCGTCTTCGGCTCAGCCCGCACGCCGGCCGACGCGCCGGCCTACGTGCAGGCGATGGAGCTCGGCAAGGAGATGGCCGACCGGCAGTGGTTGGTCGTCACCGGCGCCGCCAGCGGCATCATGGAGGCGGGGCATCGCGGCGCGGGGCGCGAGAACTCGATGGGGCTCAACATTATGTTGCCCTTCGAGCAGTCGTCGAACGAAATCATTCGCGACGATCCGAAGCTCGTGAACATGAAGTACTTCTTCACGCGCAAGCTGATGTTCGTCAAAGAGTGCGACGCCGTGGTCTGCCTGCCGGGCGGCTTCGGCACGCTCGACGAAGGGCTCGAAGTGCTCACGCTGTTGCAAACAGGCAAACGCGACATGGTGCCCGTGATTTTGCTCGACGAGCCGGGCGGCACTTATTGGAAAGACTTCCACGCGTTCGTCGACAAGCATCTGTGGGGCGAGCGAATGATCTCGCACGTTGACTTCCGTTTGTACAAAGTGTTCGACACGGTCGAGGAGACTGTCGGCGAGATTATGCAGTTCTATCGTGTGTTCCACAGCATGCGGTTCGTGCGGAAGGAACTAGTGTTCCGCTTGCAGCACAAGCTGCCGGAGGAGACGCTCGCGGAGATCAATCGCGACTTCACCGACCTCTTGGCGAAGGGCGAGTTCGTGCAGCGCGAAGCGTTTAAGGAAGAAGCCGACGACTTTAGCCTCTCGACGTTGCCGCGGTTGGCGTTTCACTTCAATCGACGGAACTATGGGCGGCTGCGGGTGCTGATTGATTTAATCAACGAAGCGAAGCCGCCGGCGATTGAGGAAGCGAAGCGGCATGTGCCTACGCTATCGTAG
- the hemE gene encoding uroporphyrinogen decarboxylase, with the protein MGTSPPSYDGLRIASFESRKADDTTRMIERFGGVAHVSPSMREIPVEADRSVVDFGHRLITGQIEAVILLTGVGTREMVARVERHIDRQRFLDTLADVKTIVRGPKPLAVMRELQITPTIVAPEPNTWREVLAELDAKLPVANLTVAVQEYGVPNVSLVAGLEARGAIVESFKVYRWDLPEDAAPLRENIKRLAAGELDLAMFTSAQQVLHVLRVAKELDLEQQVRDAFRQTAIASVGPTTSEMLRANGLPVDFEPSHPKLGHLVAESASQAKSILERKQTIAAGWNHYTAVTTQAAAPRGAQRDLTQHDNHPSQAGPFMRACRREPVPYTPIWLMRQAGRYMAEYREVRAKQSFLELCKNPKLCSEVMCTAVNRLGVDAAIIFSDLLPILEPMGLDLEFAPGDGPQIHNPVRESEDVSRVIELESTESLHFVFETVTQTRKDLPEHIPLIGFSGAPFTLASYAIEGGGSRNFLHTKTLMYREPAAWRELMERLSRSITRYLNAQIAAGAQAVQLFDSWVGCLSPADYRTFVLPHVRSIADGLSPGAPLIHFGTGNPSLLPLMAEAGGDVIGVDWRIDLADAWRTVGYDRAVQGNLDPTILLADRASIESQARAVLASAANRPGHIFNLGHGVLQQTPVDNVKALVEFVQSESRR; encoded by the coding sequence ATGGGAACTTCGCCGCCGTCGTACGACGGACTCCGCATCGCCTCGTTCGAAAGTCGCAAAGCCGACGACACGACGCGGATGATCGAACGCTTCGGCGGCGTCGCGCATGTGAGTCCCTCAATGCGCGAAATCCCCGTCGAAGCCGATCGCTCGGTCGTTGATTTTGGTCACCGTCTCATCACCGGCCAGATCGAAGCCGTGATTCTCCTCACCGGCGTCGGCACGCGCGAGATGGTCGCGCGCGTCGAACGTCACATCGATCGCCAACGCTTTCTCGATACGCTCGCCGACGTAAAAACGATCGTCCGCGGACCGAAGCCGCTCGCCGTGATGCGCGAGTTGCAGATCACGCCGACGATCGTCGCGCCAGAGCCGAACACTTGGCGCGAAGTCCTCGCCGAACTCGACGCGAAGCTCCCGGTCGCGAATCTCACTGTCGCGGTCCAAGAGTACGGCGTGCCGAACGTCAGCCTCGTCGCCGGCCTCGAAGCCCGCGGCGCCATCGTCGAATCGTTCAAAGTCTACCGCTGGGATCTGCCCGAAGACGCCGCTCCGTTGCGCGAGAACATTAAGCGACTCGCTGCCGGCGAACTCGATCTAGCGATGTTTACTTCCGCCCAGCAAGTGCTCCACGTGTTGCGCGTGGCCAAGGAACTCGACCTCGAACAACAAGTTCGCGACGCCTTCCGCCAAACGGCGATCGCCTCCGTCGGTCCGACCACCAGCGAAATGCTCCGCGCGAACGGCCTGCCGGTCGACTTCGAACCGTCGCATCCTAAGCTCGGCCACCTCGTCGCCGAGTCGGCCTCGCAAGCGAAGTCGATTTTGGAACGCAAGCAAACAATCGCCGCGGGCTGGAACCACTACACGGCGGTCACCACGCAGGCCGCCGCCCCGCGAGGCGCTCAGCGCGACCTCACGCAGCACGACAACCACCCGTCGCAGGCCGGCCCCTTCATGCGAGCCTGCCGCCGCGAGCCGGTTCCCTACACGCCGATCTGGCTCATGCGGCAAGCGGGCCGCTACATGGCCGAGTACCGCGAAGTCCGCGCGAAGCAGTCGTTTCTCGAACTGTGCAAGAACCCCAAGCTCTGCAGCGAAGTGATGTGCACCGCCGTCAATCGCCTCGGCGTCGACGCGGCGATCATCTTCTCCGACCTGCTGCCGATCCTCGAACCGATGGGCCTCGACCTCGAGTTCGCCCCCGGCGACGGCCCGCAAATCCACAACCCGGTCCGTGAATCGGAAGACGTGTCGCGAGTGATCGAACTCGAAAGCACCGAGTCGCTCCACTTCGTCTTCGAAACGGTGACGCAGACTCGCAAAGACCTGCCGGAGCACATTCCGCTCATCGGCTTCTCCGGCGCCCCGTTCACGCTCGCCAGCTACGCGATCGAAGGGGGCGGCAGCCGCAACTTCCTCCACACGAAGACGCTGATGTACCGCGAACCGGCCGCATGGCGAGAACTGATGGAGCGGCTGTCGCGGTCGATTACGCGTTACCTCAACGCCCAAATCGCCGCCGGCGCTCAGGCGGTGCAATTGTTCGATAGCTGGGTCGGCTGCCTGTCGCCCGCCGACTACCGGACGTTCGTGCTGCCGCACGTCCGCAGCATCGCCGACGGCCTTTCGCCCGGCGCCCCGCTGATCCACTTCGGCACCGGCAACCCGTCGCTGCTGCCGCTGATGGCCGAAGCAGGCGGCGACGTCATCGGCGTCGACTGGCGGATCGACTTGGCTGATGCGTGGCGCACCGTGGGCTATGACCGAGCCGTGCAAGGGAACCTCGACCCGACGATCTTGCTGGCCGACCGCGCGTCGATCGAATCGCAAGCCCGCGCGGTGCTTGCCTCCGCGGCGAATCGCCCTGGCCACATCTTTAATCTCGGCCACGGCGTACTGCAGCAGACGCCGGTCGACAATGTGAAGGCGCTCGTTGAGTTTGTGCAGTCAGAGAGCCGGCGCTAA